The DNA segment GCCGCTTCCAGCAGCGTGGCGTTGCCGACCAGGATTTCGCTGTGGTCATCGGCCAGGGCGCGGACGCCGCGGCCGGGCCAGGCTTCGAAATCAAGAGTCGGCGCCGGCGACACGGCGCGTGCGCGGCACCAGGCGTTGATTGCGCGCGCCAGGAAGTGTTCGGAGTGCGCCTCGACCCCGGCGACCAGCGCCAGCGTGCGCGCTTCGTCGCGCCCTTCGAGCAGCAGGAAATCCGTCACCGTCGGCTTGCCCTCGGTGATGGTGCCGGTCTTGTCGAACACCAGCGTGTTCAGCGTGGCGGCGGTCTCCAGCGCCTCGCCGTTGCGGATATAAATGCCGCGCCGCGCCGCCTGTCCGGTGCCGACCATGATCGCGGTCGGCGTCGCCAGCCCGAGCGCGCAGGGGCAGGCGATCAGCAGCACGGCCACCGAGTGCGCCAGCGCGCGCGAGGCCGGATGCCCGGCCATGAGCCAGCCCGCCAGCGTCAGTCCGCCGATGCCGGCCACCGCCGGCACGAAGCGCGCCGAAATGCGGTCGGCGAGTTTCTGCACCGGCAGTTTGCTGCCCTGCGCATGGTCGACCAGCTTGACGATGCCCGACAGTACCGTGTCGCCGCCGACCGCCGTGACGCGCATGATGAAGCCGCCATTGCCGTTGAGGCAGCCACCGACCACGACGTCGCCGATGCCTTTCGACACCGGCAGCGATTCGCCGGTGAGCATGGATTCGTCGAGATTCGATGCGCCCTCCTCCACCACGCCGTCGGTCGGCACCTTGTCGCCGGGCCGCACGCGCAAACGATCGCCGGGTTGTACGTCGTCGATGGCAATGATTTCGTCGCCGCCGGCGGTGACGCGAATCGCGGTTTCGGGTTGCAGTTCGATGAGTTTGCGGATCGCTTCGGAGGCCTTGCCCTTGGCGCGCTCTTCCATGTAGCGGCCGCCGAGGACGAAGGCGACGATGGCCGCCGCCGATTCGAAATAGACGTGGTGATGCGGGCGCAAAACGCCCGGCAGGCTGTAGAGATATGCGGCGCCGGCGCCCATGCTGATCAGCGTGTCCATGTTGGCTTCGCGCTGCTTCGCCAATGCCCAGGCCTTCCTGAAAATCTCGCTGCCGCTGCCGAATACCACGACGGTCGACAGGCCCAGTTCCAGCAGCCGCAGCACCGGCGATTGATGCATCAGCATGCCGGAGACCATCACCGGCGCGGTCAGCCAGGCGGCATGGATCAGGCGCTTCTTGGCATCGGCCAGCCGCGCCTTTTCGCGCTCGACGATCAGCCGACGCTGCGCCAGGGTATCCATCGGTCGCGCCTCGTAGCCAAGCCGACCGACCGTGGCGAAGAGTTCCTCGCGCGGCAGATGGCCCTTGACCGTAACCGTGCCGGCGGCGAAGTTAACCGCCGCCGCATCCACGCGCGGGTCGCGCTGCAGGCTCATCTCGATCAGCAGCGCGCAGGAGGCGCAGGTCATGCCTTCGACGGCGGCGTTGCATTCCTGCGCGGGGCCGTCGATAGCCGTCGCCGAAACCGGCTCAGGCGAAAGATTTATGCCTCCGGGAAACCCGGAGGCGGTATCCCTTGCGGACGGCGCTGGCGCCACGGCGATATTGCCGATCACGGCATCGACGATCGCCAGCAGGCGCTCTTCGGCAAGCTGCGACGGGTCGTAATGCAGTGTCACCGAGCCGATCTGCGGCACGGCCCGCACGTCCTTCACCGCGCCGTGCTTGCGCAGCAGGATTTCGAGGATGTAGCAGCGTTCGGGCTGCTTGTTCAACGCCGGCGCGACGAGCCTGATGCGACGTGAAAGACGATGGACGACGCGGAAGTTTTTCATGGCTGTGCGACAGGCACCGGCTTCGCCGTGGTCTTGGCAACCTCGGCTGCAATCGCCTTGCGATAGCGCACCAGCAGGAACATCAGGTAGAACACCGTCAGCCAGGCATTGGCATGCTTGACCGGGTCTTTCAACCAGCGCTGGCTGATGAGTTCCCAATGCACCTTGACCAGGTAGAAGGCGACCAGGTCGTTGAGGAAATTGATGATCGCTTTTTCGCTCAGTGCATTGGCCAGCATCGGCTGCAGCCTGGCCTGCAGGCTGCCGGGCGCGGCCTGCGGGTGGCGCAGGCGCTCGATCCGGCCGCGCAGATTGGCAAAGGCGCGGCGCGCCTGGCGGGCAGCGTCATGCAGGCCCGGGTTGAGCTTCCCGGCCAGCGTTGTCATCGTGTTGCGGGCTGGCGCCGCGGCAATCGCTTCGTCAGGCAGCGCATGCAGGCAGGCCTTCAACCCCCGCGCCACATCGGCGGCGGTGCAGACATGGGCGTCGTAGCTCACGGCCAGTCGACGTTGAGAGACATAAAACGTCACGCGATAGACGCCCGCCACCTGCCGCAGGGCGCCGTCGATCAGCTCAGCGGCCCCGGCATGGCAAAGCTCCGCGGGAAGCTCCAGACGCAAATAGCCGGCCTCCCGATGGCGGACGACAATGCGTCGCGCCAGATCGTTGGCATTCATGAAACCCTACTCGGCGGCTTGCGCGTCCGGGCTCGCCGGCGCAGCGGCTGCCTGCGCTTCGGTTTCCTTCGCTTCGGCCATCAGATCATCGAGGTTCTCGCGCTGCTGCATGACGAAGTCCTTGCCCATGCCGATGGCCTTGGATACCGCCAGCACGATTTCCTTCTCATGCTTGCGCAGCAGGTAGCCGACCGCAATGCCACCGGCAATGCCGCCCGCCAGCAACATCAGGGGGCTGCGCAGCAAACCGTGGCCGACCAATGTGCGGGTTGCCGCATAGCCGGTCGCGGCCATCATTGCGCCTTTCGCCACCGGATGGCTCATCATGCCCGCGCCCGCGCCCATCATGCCGGCACCGTGTTTCATCATTTCTTCGTTCATCATTTTGAGCTCCCTCGAATCTCCACAATTTAATTGTCCGCCAACGGATCGGGCGATTTATTGATCTGGTGCAACATTTCGTAAATTCCCTTGCAACCTTCGCAACAGAAGGCCAGGGATTTTTCCGGCGTTTCCAGCAGGAAAGGCTTGATGCCTACCGGCAGGCTGCACAGGTCGCAGGGTGCCTTGGGGTCGGGGGATGCACTCATTTCAGGGCTTCCAGCGCCGCCCGCTCGAAGCCGGCCTCGTCGGCTTCGCCGATCAGCTTGGCGCGCACGATGCCCTTCGCGTCAACAAAGTAGGTGGTGGGCAGGCCGACCACGCCGTAGCGCTTTGCAATCGAGGAGTCTTCGTCCAGCAGCGCCGGGTAGCTGACGCCGAGTTTTTTCATGAATTCGACGACGGTCTTCCTGTCCTGTCCGGCATTGATCGCGATGACCTCCAGCCCGCGCGGCTTGAGGCGCTGGTAGACCTTCTCGATGTCCTTCATCTCGCCTTCGCAGTACTTGCACCAGTCGGCCCAGAAGCGGATCACCAACGGCTTGCCGGCCCAGGCCGCCGGGAAGTGGGCGGGCATGCCGTCGGCGCGGAAGGTCTGGAAGGTCGGCGCGATGTCGCCGATGTTGAGTTTGGCCGGCGGTTTGTCGCCGCCGCAAGCGGCCAACAGCAGGATCGACAGCGCGGTGATGAGAAATCGCATCAATGCTCCAGCAGTATCAGTCGGGATTGCCAGATCATCGCCGTGGCAATGGCGGCGGTCAAGGCAAAGCCGTTGGCGGCGATGGCGGCGAGATTGCGCGAGAAGCCCGGCACGATCTCGCGCAGGCTGGCGATGCGGGCAAAGGGCTGGATCGCGCCGACTGCCAGGCCCGCCGCGGTGGCGCCGAACAGCGGCAGGTAGAGCCAGTAGCCCTGGTAGCCGTATTCGGGCTTGAGGATGCAGAACGGACAGTGGTGGTTCGGGTGCTCGTAGATGTAGAGCGAGACGAAGGAAAGTATGCCGGCGATGGACGCAGCGAAGCCGATGGCGCTGGCTGCCGCCAGCGCGTAGGCGCTGCCACGCCCGCCGGCAAGTCCGTGCCACGCCGCCACCGCGATGGCGGCGCCGAGGCTGCCATAGAACAGCCACATCGCCGGCCGCGGCGGCAGGGCCGAGGCTTCGGCCGCCAGTGTCGGGCTGCCCTCGGAAAACAGGCTGCCGCAGCAGGAAGTGATGACGTCGGCCTTGAGGCCGAGGAAATATTGCAGTTCGACCCAGCCGCTCGCCACCAATAGCGGCGCCAGCAAAAGCAGCAGCGCGTACTTGATTCGCACCAGCGGATAGTCGCGGGCACGGCTGTCGATGTGGTTGATCGCCAGCCACATCGCGGCGAGGAAGAACACGGCGATCTTGGCATTGAGCGCCGGAAAGCCGAAAGCATTGACGTTGAGCGTGCCTACCGCGCACATGGCGCCGACGAACATGCCCGACATCTTCTCGGCATTGAAGACGAACAGCAGCACGGCGGCGAGTTGCAGCGCGAGGACGAAGCTCAGCAGCGTCGAGAACAGGTAGGTGCGGCGTTCGAGTTGCAGTTGCCGCTCGCTGCCGCTCCCGATGTCCCAGCGCCGGATCACTTCCAGCGCGAACGGCGCGCTCGCCGCCAGCGCCAGCACACACAGCGCGGAGGCCAGCAGGAGTGCGATGATGGCGGGCTGGAACAGCATGAAAGTCGGCGCTGGCGATACGGCGTCAGCGCGAATCGATGATGCGGCCGTCGCGCATGTCGATCACCCGCTGCACCACGTCGGATTCGACCACCAGCGGATCATGGCTGGTGAGCAGGATGGTGCGCCCCTGACCGGCGAGGCTTTCCAGGATGCCCATGAATTCATTCGCGAGGTGGGTGTCGAGGTTGGCGGTGGGCTCGTCGGCGATCAGCAGTTCGGGGTCGTTGATCAGCGCACGGCAGATGGCGACGCGCTGCTGTTCGCCGCCGGAGAGCCATTCGACCTTGGCGTGGCGGCGGTGGCCGAGCTTGAGGCCGACCAGCAATTCCTCGGCGCGCTCCAGCAACTCGCGGCGCGGCCGCCCGGTCGGGTAGGCCGGCAGGATGATGTTGTCCAGCGCCGACAGGCCCTTGATCAGGTTGAACTGCTGGAAGATGAAGCCGAAGCGCTTGCGCCGAATCTCGGTCAGGAAACGCTCGGGCAGGCCGGAGATGTCCTCGCCCTCCAGCCGCACGCGACCCTCGGTCGGCCGCGCCAGGCAGCCGATGATGGTCAGCAGGGTTGTCTTGCCCGAACCGCTGGGGCCGCGCAAGGCGGTCACCTTGTTGGCCTCGATGCTCAGGTCGATGCCGTCGAGCGCCCAGTACTCGTTTTCATGGCCCTGATTGAAAGCCTTGCGGATGGCGTGGAGTTCGATCATGTCAGCCCCGCATCACCGCATCCGGGTCGGTGATCGCCGCCTTCCAGATCGGCACCAGCACCGCCGCCGCGTAAGGCACGACGGTGAAGAAGAACAGCGTCGCCACCTGCAGGCCGTCGATGTGCGGCGTCAACTGGAAACGCGGGTAGAGCACCGCCCAACCCTTCAGCACCGGCTCGAACAACGAGGCTGCGAAATGGAACACATGCACGTAGGCGGCGATGAAGCCAACGAGAAAGGCGGTCAGCGAAATCAGCAGGCCTTCCCAGAATTTCATCTTGATCACGTCGCCGGTCTCCCAACCGATCGCCTTCAGTATCCCGATCTCGCGCTTCTCCTCGGCCGAAAGCCCCGAGGCCTTCTCCCAGGCGAGGATGCCGAAAGCCAGGATGGCGGCGGACAACAGCGCCAGCACAATGCCTTCGCGCCAGTCGAAGATCGATGCATAGGTGCGCAGCACTTCGTCCTTCAGGATGGGCCGCGCGTCGGGCAGCGCGGCAGCGAGCTTGATCGCGACGTTGCGCACTTCCTGCGGATTGGCCACCGACAGCGCGATGTCGGTGTAGTGGCCCGCGGGGTAGTCGAAGAAGGCGCGGAAATTCTGCTCGCTCATCAGCACCAGGTCGGCGCTGACCAGCTCGGATGCCTGCGGCAGCACGTCGGCGACGATGAAGGTGTGCAGCTTGCCGGAATACGAGCGGAAGGAAATGCCGTTGTTTTTGGCCAGCCCTCGCGAACGCTCCAGCGCCGGGCCGACGACGATCTCGCCCGCCGCCGGCGGATTCTCCGCCGGCACCATGAAGGTGTAGTTGGCCTTGGTTACCGCGTCGTAGTAGTAGCCCCAGAGGCGGCCTTCCATTTTCTGTACGCCCCGGATGCGGCCGATCTTTTCCATGTAGCCGGGCGGTATCAGGTCGTGACGGCCGGCCACCATGCGCTGCACGATGACCTCGGGCGAGGCCGCCAGCACGCGCGCCGCCTCCTGCCGCAAAGCGTGGGTGTAGAGCGTCACCGAAGCGAGCATGAACACCAGCACCGCATACACGAACAGCAAGCCGAGGTTGCGCGTCTTGCGTCGTGCCAGCGAAACCAGCGTGAAATCGATCAGGTAGCGCTGCTTTGCCAGCCAGAGCTTCATTTCGCGGCGCTCCCTTCAGCTGCCGCCGTGTCGCCAGCGCCGACTTTCAGCAATCCGGCCGGCGGCGAGATCAGCGAGCCGGTGGGGAAATGTTCGAGCGCCAGCGGATGATCCTGGAAGGCCGAATGCAGGTCCGCCTGCGAGGGATGCCGGGTGTAGCGCGCTTCGGTGAATAGCGCGAGGTCGGTCAGGCGCAATTGCGCCACCAGGCGCGTGCGTTCGGCCTCGTCGGCCCCGGCCGCCGCACGCAGGCGCGCGGCATCGACGAAGCAGAGCCCGAACGCGCAGCCCCCCGCGACCAGCAACAGCAAGGCGCGATCGGCGGGACGCATCACAGCAGTTTCCTCACGGTCGCCACCACCTTCCCGGTGGGCACGCCCATCGGCAGCAATTCCGCGACCTTGCCGTCGGGACCGATGACGAAGGTCTGCGAGCTGTGATCGACGGCATAGCCACCGTCGGGGCGCGTCGGCTGGCGCAGGTAGCCGACGCCGAAGGACTTGGCGATCGCGGCAGTCTCCGTCGCCGTGCCCACCGCGCCGACCATCGACGGATGGAAATAGGCGACGTAGTCCTTGAGCTTGGCCGGCGTATCGCGTTCGGGATCGACCGAGATCATGATCATCCGCGTCTTCGCCCGTTCCGCCGGCGTCAATGCATTGAGTGCAGCGGCGCCCGCAGCCATCGAGACCGGACAGATGTCCGGGCAATTGACGTAGCCGAAATAGATCAACAGCACGTTGCCGCGCAATGCTCGGGTGTCCACCGGACCGGCGGCGCTTTGGAGGACGAAATCGCCGCCCTCGGGACGCGCGACCAGTACCCGTTCCCCGGTGCCGGAATCGGAACAGGCGGTGAGCAGTGCAATGGCGCAAGCCGTGACAAAGCTGCGCAGAAAACAGCTCGTAGAGTTCATTTCATTCGGCTTTCCGCGGTATTTCAAGGCAGCGGAGCGAGTGCAACAGACGCGCACCCACCGGCCCAGGCGGCCGGATCGGAAGGATCGATGCAGTGCGGCTAGACGCGGTTGGCGGCGCGCATCAGGGCGCCACGCAGGGCGATCGTCAGGCTCGAACCGAGGCCGATGCGCTGGGCCACGGCCGGCAGGATGATCAGCGATGCCAGAGCGAAACCCGCGCCGAGCAGCAGCGATCCCATCTCGCCTTTGCCGGTCGCCGTATCCTGTGGGTTCTGTGTCATCGGGTATCTCCCTCAATTCGATTCGCGTATGAGGGATCATAAGACTCGATGCTCGGGACGCTGTGCGACATAGTGTCGCAGCCGGGTGACATTCTTCAGGCGAATTGACCCAGGTCAAGCGACACCGACCTCCTCGTCGCCGAGGTAGCAGCCGGGGTCTTCCGACCACGGATCGCCGGTGAGTTGCTGGGCGCGTACCCGCGTGTTGCCGCCGCAGATGTCGAAATGGACGCAGGCGCCGCAACGCCCGCCCACCGTGCGCGGATGCGCCTTGAGGCCGGCCATCAGCGGGTCCGACGTATCCATCCAGATATCGCCAAAAGGCCGCTCGCGGACATTGCCCAGCGTGTGGTGCCACCACATGGTGTCGGGATGGACGTTGCCCAGGTTGTCGATGTTGGCAACGTTGATGCCGCTCGAATTGCCGCCCCACTGCACCAGCTTCTTCCGGATGTGCTCGAGCTTCTCCGGGAAACGCCGCTGCAGCCAGTAGAGCAGATACACGCCGTCGGCATCGTTGTTGCCGGTGGTGAATTCTTTCTGCAGGCCTCGTTCCTGGTAGTCCCAGCAGGTGTCGAACAGCAAGTCCATGGCGCTGCGGGTCATCTGGTGCAAGGCATCGTCCTTGCGGTTCTTGTTGCCGCGCCCGGCGTAATTGAGATGCGAGAAATAGAAGCGGTCGATGCCCTCGTCCTCGACCAGCTTGAGCAGGCCGGGCAGGTCCTGGAAATTGTCCTGTGTCATGGTGTAGCGCACGCCGACCTTGAGCCCGGCTTCGCGGCACAGGCGGATGCCGGCCAGCGACAGATCGAAGGCGCCCTTCATGCGGCGGAACTTGTCGTGCGTGGCGCCCAGGCCGTCGAGGCTGACGCCGACGTAGTCGTAGCCGATTTCCCTGATGCGTTCGCACAGCGGCGCGTCGATCAGCGTGCCATTGGAAGACAGCGCGGTGAAGAAGCCCATCTGCTTCGAGCGCGCGGAAATTTCGAAGATGTCGGGCCGCAACAACGGTTCGCCACCCGACAGGATCAGGGCCGGAACCTTGAACGCCTTGAGTTGATCCATGACGGCGAATACTTCGGCGGTACTCAGCTCCCCCGCAAAATCCTTGTCGGCGGAAATCGAATAGCAATGCTTGCAGGTCAGGTTGCAGCGACGGATCAGGTTCCAGATCACCACCGGCCCCGGTGGCTTGCGCACCGGCCCGATGGGCGTCGGCGCGGCGATTTCCTGCATGAATTGGGAGATTCTGAACATGGGCCGATTCTACTCAAATGCCGCGCAGGCACATTGACAGCAGTCAATCGAAACCCGCCATGTCCCTATCGGCGACATGCCATTACTTCATGCGCGGCCGAGGGTCTTGCAGGACCCGGTGCGGCGTCGAGAAAGGCGCCAGGCGTTCCAGAAAATCCAGCATTTCGAGCACCGGCGAATTGCGGAAGAAGGTCGCCATCGGGGTTTCCATCCAGATCCGGTCGGCGAACAAATAGACCTCGTGCGGCGTGTCGCCGATGCCGTCGCCGTTGCGGTCGAATCCCTGATAGTCGTCCCAGTAATTGCCGCGCCACTTGTTGGCGCTGCCGGCGCCAGGCGCGCTGATCGCCACCGTGGTGAGGTTGTTCTCGAAGCGGTTGTCGAAGAAGCGATGGCCGCCCTCCTCGCCGTAGAAAAACAGGCCGATGATGTTGTGCGCGAAGCGGTTGTTCTTCACCGTCAGCTTGCCCACCGATTCCGGCGGCGCGTCGACCCGCAGTCCCACCGAGCAGTGCAGCACTTCGTTGTTCTCGACCAGGGCGTCGTTGCTCTCCTTGAACACGATGCCGCCACCGCCGCCGGTCAGTGCGTGGGCGACATGGTTGCCGCGCAGCACTAGATCCGGCGAATAGAGCACGATGATGCCGGTGCCGGTATCCGACAGGCGGTTGTTCTCGACCAGCAGGCGTGGCGAGAAAATGATGTGCATGCCGTAACGGCCGTCAGTGAAATGATTGCCGACAATCCGGTTGTCCGCCGAGTTGGCGAAGGTCAGGTCGCGCGCCCGGATGAAGCGGTTGCCCTCGATCACGTTGTGCTGGCTGTACCAGAGTCGAATGGCATCGCCGCGCATGCCCTGATCGAGTTTCTTGCCGGTAACCCGGTTGTTCGCGATGCGCGAACGATTGACCCGCTTGAGATGGATGCCGAACAGCACGTCATCGAGTTCGTTGTCCTCGACCCGGTGGTCGTCGCCTTCGAGCAATACGC comes from the Sulfuritalea hydrogenivorans sk43H genome and includes:
- a CDS encoding TlpA disulfide reductase family protein, which gives rise to MRFLITALSILLLAACGGDKPPAKLNIGDIAPTFQTFRADGMPAHFPAAWAGKPLVIRFWADWCKYCEGEMKDIEKVYQRLKPRGLEVIAINAGQDRKTVVEFMKKLGVSYPALLDEDSSIAKRYGVVGLPTTYFVDAKGIVRAKLIGEADEAGFERAALEALK
- a CDS encoding heavy metal translocating P-type ATPase, whose amino-acid sequence is MKNFRVVHRLSRRIRLVAPALNKQPERCYILEILLRKHGAVKDVRAVPQIGSVTLHYDPSQLAEERLLAIVDAVIGNIAVAPAPSARDTASGFPGGINLSPEPVSATAIDGPAQECNAAVEGMTCASCALLIEMSLQRDPRVDAAAVNFAAGTVTVKGHLPREELFATVGRLGYEARPMDTLAQRRLIVEREKARLADAKKRLIHAAWLTAPVMVSGMLMHQSPVLRLLELGLSTVVVFGSGSEIFRKAWALAKQREANMDTLISMGAGAAYLYSLPGVLRPHHHVYFESAAAIVAFVLGGRYMEERAKGKASEAIRKLIELQPETAIRVTAGGDEIIAIDDVQPGDRLRVRPGDKVPTDGVVEEGASNLDESMLTGESLPVSKGIGDVVVGGCLNGNGGFIMRVTAVGGDTVLSGIVKLVDHAQGSKLPVQKLADRISARFVPAVAGIGGLTLAGWLMAGHPASRALAHSVAVLLIACPCALGLATPTAIMVGTGQAARRGIYIRNGEALETAATLNTLVFDKTGTITEGKPTVTDFLLLEGRDEARTLALVAGVEAHSEHFLARAINAWCRARAVSPAPTLDFEAWPGRGVRALADDHSEILVGNATLLEAAGIDFRAQQDQAQAWAEQGKTPVYVAIDGVCVALFAIADQARPGAKEAIALLHRLGLQTVMATGDVAAVANHVARQVGIDRVIARATPADKLELIRALQAENRRVGMIGDGINDAPALAAADVGFAIGGGADIAVESADITLVGGDIARVAGGIELSRRTMGIIRQNLFWALGYNVVAIPVAAAGRLNPMIAAAAMAMSSVSVVTNSLRLQK
- a CDS encoding ABC transporter ATP-binding protein, which translates into the protein MIELHAIRKAFNQGHENEYWALDGIDLSIEANKVTALRGPSGSGKTTLLTIIGCLARPTEGRVRLEGEDISGLPERFLTEIRRKRFGFIFQQFNLIKGLSALDNIILPAYPTGRPRRELLERAEELLVGLKLGHRRHAKVEWLSGGEQQRVAICRALINDPELLIADEPTANLDTHLANEFMGILESLAGQGRTILLTSHDPLVVESDVVQRVIDMRDGRIIDSR
- a CDS encoding SCO family protein: MNSTSCFLRSFVTACAIALLTACSDSGTGERVLVARPEGGDFVLQSAAGPVDTRALRGNVLLIYFGYVNCPDICPVSMAAGAAALNALTPAERAKTRMIMISVDPERDTPAKLKDYVAYFHPSMVGAVGTATETAAIAKSFGVGYLRQPTRPDGGYAVDHSSQTFVIGPDGKVAELLPMGVPTGKVVATVRKLL
- the nirJ gene encoding heme d1 biosynthesis radical SAM protein NirJ gives rise to the protein MFRISQFMQEIAAPTPIGPVRKPPGPVVIWNLIRRCNLTCKHCYSISADKDFAGELSTAEVFAVMDQLKAFKVPALILSGGEPLLRPDIFEISARSKQMGFFTALSSNGTLIDAPLCERIREIGYDYVGVSLDGLGATHDKFRRMKGAFDLSLAGIRLCREAGLKVGVRYTMTQDNFQDLPGLLKLVEDEGIDRFYFSHLNYAGRGNKNRKDDALHQMTRSAMDLLFDTCWDYQERGLQKEFTTGNNDADGVYLLYWLQRRFPEKLEHIRKKLVQWGGNSSGINVANIDNLGNVHPDTMWWHHTLGNVRERPFGDIWMDTSDPLMAGLKAHPRTVGGRCGACVHFDICGGNTRVRAQQLTGDPWSEDPGCYLGDEEVGVA
- a CDS encoding ABC transporter permease yields the protein MKLWLAKQRYLIDFTLVSLARRKTRNLGLLFVYAVLVFMLASVTLYTHALRQEAARVLAASPEVIVQRMVAGRHDLIPPGYMEKIGRIRGVQKMEGRLWGYYYDAVTKANYTFMVPAENPPAAGEIVVGPALERSRGLAKNNGISFRSYSGKLHTFIVADVLPQASELVSADLVLMSEQNFRAFFDYPAGHYTDIALSVANPQEVRNVAIKLAAALPDARPILKDEVLRTYASIFDWREGIVLALLSAAILAFGILAWEKASGLSAEEKREIGILKAIGWETGDVIKMKFWEGLLISLTAFLVGFIAAYVHVFHFAASLFEPVLKGWAVLYPRFQLTPHIDGLQVATLFFFTVVPYAAAVLVPIWKAAITDPDAVMRG
- the nosD gene encoding nitrous oxide reductase family maturation protein NosD, yielding MSVNIALRLGLSLCFGLALPALAMPPAALQPLIDATPAGGTLRLPPGSYAGPASITRPLTLEGGRQAVIVGDGKSTVLSVAANGVTLRGLRLTGSGDSHDRVDAGVLLEGDDHRVEDNELDDVLFGIHLKRVNRSRIANNRVTGKKLDQGMRGDAIRLWYSQHNVIEGNRFIRARDLTFANSADNRIVGNHFTDGRYGMHIIFSPRLLVENNRLSDTGTGIIVLYSPDLVLRGNHVAHALTGGGGGIVFKESNDALVENNEVLHCSVGLRVDAPPESVGKLTVKNNRFAHNIIGLFFYGEEGGHRFFDNRFENNLTTVAISAPGAGSANKWRGNYWDDYQGFDRNGDGIGDTPHEVYLFADRIWMETPMATFFRNSPVLEMLDFLERLAPFSTPHRVLQDPRPRMK
- a CDS encoding metal-binding protein, producing the protein MSASPDPKAPCDLCSLPVGIKPFLLETPEKSLAFCCEGCKGIYEMLHQINKSPDPLADN